From a region of the Candidatus Delongbacteria bacterium genome:
- a CDS encoding tail fiber protein encodes MQPYLVLNFCIALSGIFPSHSKSDEVKGADPFVGEVNIFAFNFTPRDYQSCNGDLLSLSQNTALFSLVGTTYGGNGTSTFGIPDFTGRVVLHRGQGIGLTNRILGEKQGENYHTLTIAEIPSHNHQLKCSSENKSESLSGSQFSIYPNGYNNTSNVYINSGVVSSFGGNQGHNNMMPYLALNYCLATVGVFPPRP; translated from the coding sequence ATGCAACCTTATCTAGTTTTAAATTTTTGTATAGCATTATCCGGAATCTTTCCAAGCCACTCAAAATCAGATGAAGTAAAAGGGGCAGACCCCTTTGTTGGAGAAGTCAACATTTTTGCTTTTAACTTTACTCCTCGTGACTATCAATCCTGTAATGGAGATTTACTATCATTATCTCAGAATACTGCTTTATTTTCTCTTGTAGGAACAACCTATGGAGGAAATGGCACTTCTACATTTGGAATTCCTGATTTTACTGGAAGAGTTGTTTTACACCGTGGTCAGGGAATTGGATTGACAAATAGAATCCTAGGTGAAAAACAAGGAGAGAATTACCATACTTTAACTATTGCTGAAATTCCTTCTCATAATCATCAGCTAAAGTGCTCATCAGAGAATAAAAGTGAGTCTTTATCCGGATCTCAATTTTCAATTTATCCTAATGGATATAACAATACTTCAAATGTCTATATAAATTCAGGAGTTGTTTCATCTTTTGGAGGAAACCAAGGACATAATAATATGATGCCATATCTAGCTTTAAACTATTGCTTGGCTACAGTCGGTGTTTTTCCTCCTCGACCATAA